A genomic stretch from Falco biarmicus isolate bFalBia1 chromosome 17, bFalBia1.pri, whole genome shotgun sequence includes:
- the MED1 gene encoding mediator of RNA polymerase II transcription subunit 1 isoform X1 produces MKAAPGGAEETEKLNKMSTLLERLHAKYNQARPWTETMKLVRQVMEKRVVMNSGGHQHLVSCLETLQKALKVSSLPAMTDRLESIARQNGLGSHLSANGTECYITSDMFYVEVQLDPTGLLCDVKVAHHGENPVSCPELVQHLREKNFDEFSKHLRGLVNLYKLPGDNKLKTKMYLALQSLELDLSKMAGMYWQATNANPLDKILRGSVGYLTPRSGGLLMNLKYYVSPYDLFEDGTGASVILHENNVPRSLGMNVSVTVEGTMAMYKLPIAPLIMGSHPVDSKGTPSFSSITSANSVDLPACFFLKFPRPIPVSRAFIQKLQGCTGIPLFDTPPTFVPLYELITQFELSKEADPLPLNHNMRFYAALPGQQHCYFLNKDAPLPDGRSLQGTLISKIAFQHPGRVPLILNLIRHQVAYNTLIGSCVKRTVLKEDSPGILQFEVCPLSDSCFSVSFQHPVNDSLVCVVMDVQDSTHVNCKLYKGLSDALICTDDFIAKVVQRCMSIPVTMRAIRRKAETIQADTPALSLIAETVEDMVKKNLPPASSPGYGMTTGSNPMSGTTTPTNTFPGGPITTLFNMSISMKERHDSVGHGEDFSKVSQNPILTSLLQITGNVGSTIGSSPTPPHHTPPPVSSPASNTKNHPMLMNLLKENPPQDFSTLYGSSPLERQNSSSGSPRMEMGPGGNKQKKKKSRMPADKPKHQTEDDFQRELFSMDVDSQNPIFDVNMTADTLDTPHITPAPSQCSTPPTTYPQPIPHSQPSIQRMVRLSSSDSIGADVTDILSDIAEEASKLPTTNEDCPPIGTPVRDSSSSGHSQSALFDPDVFQTNNSENPYTDPADLIADAAVSPNSDSSNHFFPDGVDFNPDLLNSQSQSGFGEEYFDESSQSGDTDDFKGYASQALTTLGVQVLGADGGENKFKGSNQSDTVDFSIIAAASKALGSSDIMEHHSGGQSPLLNTGDLGKEKSQKRVKEGNGSGSNMAGPGIDGKPGKRSRTPSSDGKSKEKLPKRKKQETDGKSPSHSSSNRPFTPPASTGGSKSPGSSGRSQTPPGVATPPIPKITIQIPKGTVTVGKPSSHGQYTSSGSVTSSSSKSHHGHSSSSSSSSSSSTSGKIKSSKSEGSSGSKMSSSLYSSQGSSSSGQSKSSAQSVGKPGSSPITKHGLSSGSGSTKMKPQGKPSSLMNPSMSKPNISPSHSRPSGGSDKLASPMKPVPGTPPSSKAKSPISSGSGGSHMSGTGSSSSMKSSSGMGSSGSMSQKPPPSSNSSTASSSSFSSSGSSMSSSQNQHGSSKGKSPSRNKKPSLTAVIDKLKHGVVTSGPGGDDPMDGQMGPSSNSSSHTMSSKHNMSGGEFQGKREKSDKEKSKVSVSGGSVESSKKTSDSKNVGSTGVAKIIISKHDGGSPSIKAKVTLQKPGEGGGDSLRPQMASSKSYGSPLISGSTPKHERCSPSHSKSPAYTPQNIDSESESGSSIAEKSYQNSPSSDDGIRPLPEYSSEKHKKHKKEKKKVKDKDRDRDRDRDKDRDKKKSHSMKPESWSKSPISADQSLSMTSSAILSAERPSRASPEFLIGEEDDDLMDVALIGN; encoded by the exons TATCTTCTCTGCCTGCCATGACAGATCGCTTAGAGTCTATAGCTAGACAAAATGG CCTTGGATCTCACCTTAGTGCAAATGGCACTGAATGTTACATCACTTCAGACATGTTCTATGTGGAAGTCCAGTTAGATCCTACAGGGCTGCTGTGTGATGTCAAGGTGGCTCACCATGGAGAAAACCCCGTG agtTGTCCAGAATTGGTGCAACATCTGAG agagaaaaattttGATGAGTTTTCTAAGCATCTAAGGGGGCTTGTGAACCTATATAAGTTGCCAGGAGACAA caaactTAAAACTAAAATGTACTTAGCTCTGCAGTCCTTAGAGCTGGATCTCTCAAAAATGGCAGGGATGTATTG GCAAGCCACCAATGCAAATCCCCTTGACAAGATTCTTCGTGGCAGTGTTGGCTATCTCACCCCCAGGAGTGGAG GTCTCCTGATGAATCTCAAATATTACGTCTCGCCCTATGATTTATTTGAAGATGGCACTGGAGCCTCCGTTATTTTGCATGAGAACAATG TTCCTCGGTCTTTGGGTATGAATGTGTCAGTAACAGTTGAGGGAACCATGGCTATGTACAAACTTCCAATTGCACCACTGATTATGGGCTCTCATCCAGTTGACAGCAAAGG AACTCCGTCTTTCTCGTCAATCACCAGTGCCAACAGCGTGGACTTACCGGCttgtttcttcctgaaattCCCCCGTCCCATTCCAGTGTCTCGAGCTTTCATTCAGAAGCTTCAGGGCTGCACAG GTATTCCATTGTTTGACACACCACCAACATTTGTACCCTTGTATGAGCTGATCACACAGTTCGAGTTATCCAAGGAGGCTGATCCTTTACCTTTAAACCACAATATGCGCTTCTATGCA GCTCTTCCAGGACAGCAGCACTGTTACTTTCTGAACAAAGATGCTCCTCTCCCAGATGGAAGAAGCCTTCAAGGAACTCTGATTAGTAAAATCGCCTTCCAGCACCCTGGACGGGTTCCTCTCATCCTCAATTTGATCAGACATCAGGTGGCGTACAACACGCTGATTGGCAGCTGTGTCAAGcgaacagttttaaaagaag ATTCTCCTGGGATCCTGCAGTTTGAAGTTTGTCCTCTCTCTGACTCCTGCTTTAGTGTATCCTTCCAGCATCCTGTGAATGACTCCCTAGTGTGTG TGGTAATGGATGTGCAAGACTCTACTCACGTGAACTGTAAGCTGTACAAAGGGCTGTCCGATGCTCTTATCTGTACAGATGATTTCATTGCCAAAGTTGTTCAAAG ATGTATGTCCATTCCTGTCACCATGAGAGCAATTCGTAGGAAAGCAGAAACGATTCAAGCAGACACACCAGCCTTGTCCCTCATTGCAGAGACAGTAGAAGATATGGTGAAGAAAAATCttcccccagccagcagcccagggtATGGCATGACCACAGGCAGCAACCCAATGAGTGGTACCACTACCCCAACAAACACTTTTCCTGGGGGGCCCATCACTACTTTGTTTAACATGAGCATAAGCATGAAAGAGAGGCATGACTCGGTGGGCCATGGGGAGGACTTCAGCAAAGTGTCTCAGAACCCTATTCTCACTAGTTTGTTGCAGATCACAGGGAATGTGGGGTCTACCATTGGCTCAAGTCCAACCCCTCCCCATCACACACCACCACCAGTATCCTCACCAGCAAGCAACACCAAGAACCACCCCATGCTCATGAACCTTCTTAAAGAGAATCCCCCTCAGGATTTCTCCACTCTGTATGGGAGCAGCCCTCTCGAAAGGCAGAACTCTTCCTCTGGCTCCCCCAGAATGGAAATGGGCCCTGGGGGgaataagcaaaagaaaaaaaagtcccGCATGCCGGCCGACAAGCCCAAGCATCAGACTGAGGATGATTTCCAGAGGGAGCTCTTTTCAATGGATGTTGACTCCCAGAATCCCATTTTTGATGTCAACATGACTGCAGACACCCTGGACACCCCTCATATTACTCCAGCACCCAGCCAATGCAGCACTCCTCCTACTACATACCCACAGCCTATACCTCACTCGCAGCCCAGTATTCAGAGAATGGTTCGACTTTCTAGTTCGGACAGCATTGGAGCTGATGTTACTGATATCCTTTCAGATATAGCAGAGGAGGCTTCCAAGCTCCCCACCACTAACGAGGACTGCCCGCCCATTGGGACTCCAGTAAGAGACTCTTCTAGTTCAGGACATTCACAAAGTGCCCTCTTTGACCCAGATGTTTTTCAGACGAACAATAGCGAGAACCCGTACACAGATCCAGCAGACCTCATAGCAGACGCTGCTGTGAGCCCCAACAGCGATTcttcaaaccatttttttccagatggaGTAGATTTCAATCCTGACTTGCTGAACAGTCAGAGTCAAAGTGGCTTTGGGGAGGAGTACTTTGATGAGAGTAGTCAGAGTGGAGACACCGATGATTTCAAGGGCTACGCATCCCAGGCTCTAACTACTTTGGGGGTGCAAGTCTTGGGGGCTGATGggggggaaaataaatttaagggGAGCAATCAGTCTGATACGGTAGATTTTAGTATTATTGCAGCTGCAAGCAAAGCACTGGGGTCCTCTGACATCATGGAGCATCACAGTGGAGGTCAGAGCCCTTTGCTGAATACAGGGgatttaggaaaagaaaagtcTCAGAAACGGGTAAAGGAAGGCAATGGTTCTGGAAGTAACATGGCAGGTCCCGGCATAGATGGGAAGCCAGGGAAGCGCAGCCGGACGCCATCCAGTGATGGTAAAAGTAAAGAGAAACTTCCAAAGCGGAAGAAGCAGGAGACAGATGGGAAATCTCCATCTCACAGTTCATCAAACAGGCCTTTCACACCACCAGCCAGCACAGGTGGGTCCAAATCTCCTGGGAGCTCAGGCAGATCTCAGACTCCTCCCGGTGTAGCTACTCCTCCTATTCCAAAAATAACCATTCAGATCCCAAAAGGAACAGTGACTGTTGGCAAACCGTCTTCACATGGCCAGTATACCAGTAGTGGCTCTGtcacctcctccagcagcaaaaGCCACCATGGCCATTCTTCTTCCTCgtcctcttcttcctcctcttcaacctcaggcaaaattaaaagcagcaaatcaGAAGGGTCTTCTGGCTCAAAGATGAGCAGCAGCCTCTACTCGAGCCAAGGCAGCTCAAGTTCAGGTCAGTCCAAAAGTTCGGCTCAGTCGGTGGGAAAGCCTGGATCCTCCCCCATCACCAAACACGGCCTCAGCAGCGGTTCTGGAAGCACCAAGATGAAACCTCAAGGAAAGCCATCGTCACTTATGAACCCTTCCATGAGTAAACCAAACATCTCTCCATCTCATTCGAGACCCTCGGGAGGTTCTGACAAGCTTGCTTCTCCCATGAAACCTGTCCCAGGTACTCCCCCATCATCTAAAGCAAAGTCACCTATCAGTTCAGGTTCCGGAGGCTCCCACATGTCTGGGACTGGATCGAGCTCAAGTATGAAATCGTCTTCAGGAATGGGATCCTCTGGGTCTATGTCACAGAAACCACCTCCTTCATCCAATTCTTCGACGGcatcttcatcttccttttcgTCTAGTGGGTCTTCCATGTCTTCATCTCAGAACCAGCATGGAAGTTCCAAAGGCAAGTCTCCAAGCAGAAACAAGAAGCCATCGCTGACTGCAGTCATAGACAAACTGAAACATGGGGTTGTCACTAGCGGGCCTGGTGGAGATGACCCGATGGATGGACAAATGGGGCCAAGTTCCAATTCCTCAAGCCATACTATGTCCTCTAAACACAATATGTCTGGGGGGGAGTTCCAGGGCAAACGTGAGAAGAGTGACAAAGAGAAGTCAAAAGTCTCTGTTTCTGGAGGATCTGTTGAGTCTTCCAAGAAGACTTCAGATTCCAAAAATGTTGGAAGCACTGGAGTGGCCAAAATTATCATCAGCAAACACGACGGTGGTTCCCCTAGTATTAAAGCCAAAGTAACTTTGCAGAAAcctggggaaggaggtgggGATAGCCTAAGGCCTCAGATGGCTTCTTCCAAAAGCTATGGGTCTCCTCTGATCAGTGGATCTACTCCAAAACACGAACGCTGCTCTCCCAGCCACAGTAAGTCACCAGCATACACTCCCCAAAACATAGACAGTGAGAGCGAGTCGGGCTCTTCCATAGCAGAGAAATCCTATcagaacagccccagctctgacGATGGCATTAGGCCTTTGCCTGAATATAGCTCAGAAAAACACAAGAAGcacaaaaaagagaagaaaaaagtgaaagacaaAGACCGGGACAGAGATCGGGATCGGGATAAAGACAGAGACAAGAAGAAATCCCACAGCATGAAGCCGGAGAGCTGGTCCAAGTCCCCAATTTCAGCTGACCAGTCTCTTTCCATGACGAGCAGCGCTATCCTTTCAGCTGAGCGACCATCCCGGGCTAGCCCTGAGTTTTTGATCGGGGAAGAAGATGATGATCTCATGGATGTTGCTCTAATTGGCAATTAA
- the MED1 gene encoding mediator of RNA polymerase II transcription subunit 1 isoform X2, which produces MSFPFQSCPELVQHLREKNFDEFSKHLRGLVNLYKLPGDNKLKTKMYLALQSLELDLSKMAGMYWQATNANPLDKILRGSVGYLTPRSGGLLMNLKYYVSPYDLFEDGTGASVILHENNVPRSLGMNVSVTVEGTMAMYKLPIAPLIMGSHPVDSKGTPSFSSITSANSVDLPACFFLKFPRPIPVSRAFIQKLQGCTGIPLFDTPPTFVPLYELITQFELSKEADPLPLNHNMRFYAALPGQQHCYFLNKDAPLPDGRSLQGTLISKIAFQHPGRVPLILNLIRHQVAYNTLIGSCVKRTVLKEDSPGILQFEVCPLSDSCFSVSFQHPVNDSLVCVVMDVQDSTHVNCKLYKGLSDALICTDDFIAKVVQRCMSIPVTMRAIRRKAETIQADTPALSLIAETVEDMVKKNLPPASSPGYGMTTGSNPMSGTTTPTNTFPGGPITTLFNMSISMKERHDSVGHGEDFSKVSQNPILTSLLQITGNVGSTIGSSPTPPHHTPPPVSSPASNTKNHPMLMNLLKENPPQDFSTLYGSSPLERQNSSSGSPRMEMGPGGNKQKKKKSRMPADKPKHQTEDDFQRELFSMDVDSQNPIFDVNMTADTLDTPHITPAPSQCSTPPTTYPQPIPHSQPSIQRMVRLSSSDSIGADVTDILSDIAEEASKLPTTNEDCPPIGTPVRDSSSSGHSQSALFDPDVFQTNNSENPYTDPADLIADAAVSPNSDSSNHFFPDGVDFNPDLLNSQSQSGFGEEYFDESSQSGDTDDFKGYASQALTTLGVQVLGADGGENKFKGSNQSDTVDFSIIAAASKALGSSDIMEHHSGGQSPLLNTGDLGKEKSQKRVKEGNGSGSNMAGPGIDGKPGKRSRTPSSDGKSKEKLPKRKKQETDGKSPSHSSSNRPFTPPASTGGSKSPGSSGRSQTPPGVATPPIPKITIQIPKGTVTVGKPSSHGQYTSSGSVTSSSSKSHHGHSSSSSSSSSSSTSGKIKSSKSEGSSGSKMSSSLYSSQGSSSSGQSKSSAQSVGKPGSSPITKHGLSSGSGSTKMKPQGKPSSLMNPSMSKPNISPSHSRPSGGSDKLASPMKPVPGTPPSSKAKSPISSGSGGSHMSGTGSSSSMKSSSGMGSSGSMSQKPPPSSNSSTASSSSFSSSGSSMSSSQNQHGSSKGKSPSRNKKPSLTAVIDKLKHGVVTSGPGGDDPMDGQMGPSSNSSSHTMSSKHNMSGGEFQGKREKSDKEKSKVSVSGGSVESSKKTSDSKNVGSTGVAKIIISKHDGGSPSIKAKVTLQKPGEGGGDSLRPQMASSKSYGSPLISGSTPKHERCSPSHSKSPAYTPQNIDSESESGSSIAEKSYQNSPSSDDGIRPLPEYSSEKHKKHKKEKKKVKDKDRDRDRDRDKDRDKKKSHSMKPESWSKSPISADQSLSMTSSAILSAERPSRASPEFLIGEEDDDLMDVALIGN; this is translated from the exons AtgtcctttccttttcagagtTGTCCAGAATTGGTGCAACATCTGAG agagaaaaattttGATGAGTTTTCTAAGCATCTAAGGGGGCTTGTGAACCTATATAAGTTGCCAGGAGACAA caaactTAAAACTAAAATGTACTTAGCTCTGCAGTCCTTAGAGCTGGATCTCTCAAAAATGGCAGGGATGTATTG GCAAGCCACCAATGCAAATCCCCTTGACAAGATTCTTCGTGGCAGTGTTGGCTATCTCACCCCCAGGAGTGGAG GTCTCCTGATGAATCTCAAATATTACGTCTCGCCCTATGATTTATTTGAAGATGGCACTGGAGCCTCCGTTATTTTGCATGAGAACAATG TTCCTCGGTCTTTGGGTATGAATGTGTCAGTAACAGTTGAGGGAACCATGGCTATGTACAAACTTCCAATTGCACCACTGATTATGGGCTCTCATCCAGTTGACAGCAAAGG AACTCCGTCTTTCTCGTCAATCACCAGTGCCAACAGCGTGGACTTACCGGCttgtttcttcctgaaattCCCCCGTCCCATTCCAGTGTCTCGAGCTTTCATTCAGAAGCTTCAGGGCTGCACAG GTATTCCATTGTTTGACACACCACCAACATTTGTACCCTTGTATGAGCTGATCACACAGTTCGAGTTATCCAAGGAGGCTGATCCTTTACCTTTAAACCACAATATGCGCTTCTATGCA GCTCTTCCAGGACAGCAGCACTGTTACTTTCTGAACAAAGATGCTCCTCTCCCAGATGGAAGAAGCCTTCAAGGAACTCTGATTAGTAAAATCGCCTTCCAGCACCCTGGACGGGTTCCTCTCATCCTCAATTTGATCAGACATCAGGTGGCGTACAACACGCTGATTGGCAGCTGTGTCAAGcgaacagttttaaaagaag ATTCTCCTGGGATCCTGCAGTTTGAAGTTTGTCCTCTCTCTGACTCCTGCTTTAGTGTATCCTTCCAGCATCCTGTGAATGACTCCCTAGTGTGTG TGGTAATGGATGTGCAAGACTCTACTCACGTGAACTGTAAGCTGTACAAAGGGCTGTCCGATGCTCTTATCTGTACAGATGATTTCATTGCCAAAGTTGTTCAAAG ATGTATGTCCATTCCTGTCACCATGAGAGCAATTCGTAGGAAAGCAGAAACGATTCAAGCAGACACACCAGCCTTGTCCCTCATTGCAGAGACAGTAGAAGATATGGTGAAGAAAAATCttcccccagccagcagcccagggtATGGCATGACCACAGGCAGCAACCCAATGAGTGGTACCACTACCCCAACAAACACTTTTCCTGGGGGGCCCATCACTACTTTGTTTAACATGAGCATAAGCATGAAAGAGAGGCATGACTCGGTGGGCCATGGGGAGGACTTCAGCAAAGTGTCTCAGAACCCTATTCTCACTAGTTTGTTGCAGATCACAGGGAATGTGGGGTCTACCATTGGCTCAAGTCCAACCCCTCCCCATCACACACCACCACCAGTATCCTCACCAGCAAGCAACACCAAGAACCACCCCATGCTCATGAACCTTCTTAAAGAGAATCCCCCTCAGGATTTCTCCACTCTGTATGGGAGCAGCCCTCTCGAAAGGCAGAACTCTTCCTCTGGCTCCCCCAGAATGGAAATGGGCCCTGGGGGgaataagcaaaagaaaaaaaagtcccGCATGCCGGCCGACAAGCCCAAGCATCAGACTGAGGATGATTTCCAGAGGGAGCTCTTTTCAATGGATGTTGACTCCCAGAATCCCATTTTTGATGTCAACATGACTGCAGACACCCTGGACACCCCTCATATTACTCCAGCACCCAGCCAATGCAGCACTCCTCCTACTACATACCCACAGCCTATACCTCACTCGCAGCCCAGTATTCAGAGAATGGTTCGACTTTCTAGTTCGGACAGCATTGGAGCTGATGTTACTGATATCCTTTCAGATATAGCAGAGGAGGCTTCCAAGCTCCCCACCACTAACGAGGACTGCCCGCCCATTGGGACTCCAGTAAGAGACTCTTCTAGTTCAGGACATTCACAAAGTGCCCTCTTTGACCCAGATGTTTTTCAGACGAACAATAGCGAGAACCCGTACACAGATCCAGCAGACCTCATAGCAGACGCTGCTGTGAGCCCCAACAGCGATTcttcaaaccatttttttccagatggaGTAGATTTCAATCCTGACTTGCTGAACAGTCAGAGTCAAAGTGGCTTTGGGGAGGAGTACTTTGATGAGAGTAGTCAGAGTGGAGACACCGATGATTTCAAGGGCTACGCATCCCAGGCTCTAACTACTTTGGGGGTGCAAGTCTTGGGGGCTGATGggggggaaaataaatttaagggGAGCAATCAGTCTGATACGGTAGATTTTAGTATTATTGCAGCTGCAAGCAAAGCACTGGGGTCCTCTGACATCATGGAGCATCACAGTGGAGGTCAGAGCCCTTTGCTGAATACAGGGgatttaggaaaagaaaagtcTCAGAAACGGGTAAAGGAAGGCAATGGTTCTGGAAGTAACATGGCAGGTCCCGGCATAGATGGGAAGCCAGGGAAGCGCAGCCGGACGCCATCCAGTGATGGTAAAAGTAAAGAGAAACTTCCAAAGCGGAAGAAGCAGGAGACAGATGGGAAATCTCCATCTCACAGTTCATCAAACAGGCCTTTCACACCACCAGCCAGCACAGGTGGGTCCAAATCTCCTGGGAGCTCAGGCAGATCTCAGACTCCTCCCGGTGTAGCTACTCCTCCTATTCCAAAAATAACCATTCAGATCCCAAAAGGAACAGTGACTGTTGGCAAACCGTCTTCACATGGCCAGTATACCAGTAGTGGCTCTGtcacctcctccagcagcaaaaGCCACCATGGCCATTCTTCTTCCTCgtcctcttcttcctcctcttcaacctcaggcaaaattaaaagcagcaaatcaGAAGGGTCTTCTGGCTCAAAGATGAGCAGCAGCCTCTACTCGAGCCAAGGCAGCTCAAGTTCAGGTCAGTCCAAAAGTTCGGCTCAGTCGGTGGGAAAGCCTGGATCCTCCCCCATCACCAAACACGGCCTCAGCAGCGGTTCTGGAAGCACCAAGATGAAACCTCAAGGAAAGCCATCGTCACTTATGAACCCTTCCATGAGTAAACCAAACATCTCTCCATCTCATTCGAGACCCTCGGGAGGTTCTGACAAGCTTGCTTCTCCCATGAAACCTGTCCCAGGTACTCCCCCATCATCTAAAGCAAAGTCACCTATCAGTTCAGGTTCCGGAGGCTCCCACATGTCTGGGACTGGATCGAGCTCAAGTATGAAATCGTCTTCAGGAATGGGATCCTCTGGGTCTATGTCACAGAAACCACCTCCTTCATCCAATTCTTCGACGGcatcttcatcttccttttcgTCTAGTGGGTCTTCCATGTCTTCATCTCAGAACCAGCATGGAAGTTCCAAAGGCAAGTCTCCAAGCAGAAACAAGAAGCCATCGCTGACTGCAGTCATAGACAAACTGAAACATGGGGTTGTCACTAGCGGGCCTGGTGGAGATGACCCGATGGATGGACAAATGGGGCCAAGTTCCAATTCCTCAAGCCATACTATGTCCTCTAAACACAATATGTCTGGGGGGGAGTTCCAGGGCAAACGTGAGAAGAGTGACAAAGAGAAGTCAAAAGTCTCTGTTTCTGGAGGATCTGTTGAGTCTTCCAAGAAGACTTCAGATTCCAAAAATGTTGGAAGCACTGGAGTGGCCAAAATTATCATCAGCAAACACGACGGTGGTTCCCCTAGTATTAAAGCCAAAGTAACTTTGCAGAAAcctggggaaggaggtgggGATAGCCTAAGGCCTCAGATGGCTTCTTCCAAAAGCTATGGGTCTCCTCTGATCAGTGGATCTACTCCAAAACACGAACGCTGCTCTCCCAGCCACAGTAAGTCACCAGCATACACTCCCCAAAACATAGACAGTGAGAGCGAGTCGGGCTCTTCCATAGCAGAGAAATCCTATcagaacagccccagctctgacGATGGCATTAGGCCTTTGCCTGAATATAGCTCAGAAAAACACAAGAAGcacaaaaaagagaagaaaaaagtgaaagacaaAGACCGGGACAGAGATCGGGATCGGGATAAAGACAGAGACAAGAAGAAATCCCACAGCATGAAGCCGGAGAGCTGGTCCAAGTCCCCAATTTCAGCTGACCAGTCTCTTTCCATGACGAGCAGCGCTATCCTTTCAGCTGAGCGACCATCCCGGGCTAGCCCTGAGTTTTTGATCGGGGAAGAAGATGATGATCTCATGGATGTTGCTCTAATTGGCAATTAA